A single Klebsiella variicola DNA region contains:
- the lpxO gene encoding lipid A hydroxylase LpxO, with amino-acid sequence MKYIVLLIIVIAVLYVHYRGRVRYRFWRQLSDHSTFTAPLNGFMYLFSRVPNTPYLRPEMFPELAILQQNWQVIRDEGLHLQQLEQIKAADKYNDAGFNSFFKTGWKRFYLKWYEEAHPSASQLCPHTTALLRDIPSVKAAMFATLPDGSRLPRHRDPYAGSLRFHLGLATPNDDRCFIEVDGQRYSWRDGEGVLFDETYIHYAENTSGENRLILFCDIERPMRYRWAQQVNHWLGRHLMSAASAPNDTGDRIGGINRAFRYIYQIRIVGKRLKKWNKTVYYIVKWLLFGGIAWLIWSAF; translated from the coding sequence ATGAAGTATATCGTTCTATTGATCATTGTTATTGCTGTTCTGTATGTCCATTATCGCGGGCGGGTGCGCTATCGTTTCTGGCGACAGCTCTCCGATCATTCAACATTTACTGCTCCGCTGAATGGATTTATGTATTTATTTTCCCGCGTGCCGAATACGCCATATCTGCGCCCGGAGATGTTTCCCGAGCTGGCGATATTGCAGCAGAACTGGCAGGTAATTCGCGATGAAGGTCTCCACCTTCAGCAGCTGGAGCAGATTAAAGCGGCCGATAAATATAACGATGCCGGATTTAACTCATTTTTTAAAACCGGCTGGAAACGTTTTTATCTGAAATGGTATGAGGAGGCCCATCCCTCCGCCAGCCAGCTCTGCCCACACACCACCGCGCTACTGCGCGATATCCCGTCGGTGAAAGCGGCCATGTTCGCCACCCTGCCAGACGGCAGCCGTCTGCCGCGCCACCGCGATCCCTACGCCGGTTCGCTGCGCTTTCATCTCGGCCTGGCGACGCCGAACGATGACCGCTGCTTTATCGAGGTGGATGGCCAGCGCTACAGCTGGCGCGATGGGGAAGGGGTGCTGTTTGATGAGACCTATATTCACTATGCGGAAAATACCAGCGGTGAGAATCGGCTGATTCTGTTCTGTGATATTGAACGGCCCATGCGCTACCGCTGGGCGCAGCAGGTGAACCACTGGCTGGGACGTCATCTGATGAGCGCCGCCTCGGCGCCCAATGATACCGGCGATCGCATTGGCGGGATTAACCGGGCGTTTCGCTATATCTACCAGATCCGCATTGTCGGCAAGCGGCTGAAAAAATGGAATAAGACGGTCTATTACATCGTTAAATGGCTGCTGTTCGGCGGCATTGCCTGGCTTATCTGGAGTGCGTTTTAA
- a CDS encoding ArsR/SmtB family transcription factor produces MTTPEDLQARAGEAAALMKAMSNPHRLLILCMLCDAPRASAGELARATGLSPSATSQHLARMRDEGLIDSERDAQRIHYFITHPAVQQVINTLKTLYCP; encoded by the coding sequence ATGACCACACCTGAAGACCTGCAGGCCCGCGCCGGAGAAGCCGCCGCGCTGATGAAAGCCATGAGCAATCCTCACCGATTGCTGATCCTGTGCATGCTGTGCGATGCGCCGCGGGCCAGCGCCGGTGAACTGGCCCGCGCTACCGGCCTGAGCCCTTCCGCCACCTCGCAGCACCTTGCGCGGATGCGTGACGAGGGGCTGATCGACAGCGAGCGCGATGCCCAGCGTATCCACTATTTCATCACCCACCCTGCGGTACAGCAGGTGATCAACACGCTGAAAACGCTCTATTGCCCGTGA
- a CDS encoding FMN-dependent NADH-azoreductase produces the protein MANVLVLKSSINGETSLTNQLINEFLAARRAAGHRDRLTEHDLSAMALPTLDRPLFAALRGAVDPQPAIRAAVARSDQLIAELKASDLLVIGAPMYNLNVPTDLKKWFDLVARARETFRYTDSWPQGLVEGVRAVVVSSRGGIHQGETTDAITPYLRAVLGLMGIHEVEFIYAEGLDNRPHGRDAGIASARAQIAQLAVPA, from the coding sequence ATGGCTAACGTTCTGGTATTAAAATCCAGCATTAATGGCGAAACATCCCTGACCAATCAGCTGATTAACGAATTTCTCGCGGCGCGCCGGGCAGCAGGACACCGCGATCGGCTCACGGAACACGATCTCAGCGCCATGGCGCTGCCAACGCTGGATCGCCCCCTGTTCGCCGCCCTGCGCGGGGCAGTGGATCCGCAGCCAGCCATCCGCGCGGCGGTTGCGCGCTCCGACCAGCTTATCGCCGAGTTAAAAGCCAGCGACCTGCTGGTGATCGGGGCGCCGATGTATAACCTCAACGTCCCGACCGACCTGAAGAAATGGTTCGACCTCGTGGCGCGGGCGCGGGAAACCTTTCGCTACACCGACAGCTGGCCGCAGGGGCTGGTCGAGGGCGTTCGGGCGGTGGTCGTCAGCAGCCGCGGCGGTATTCACCAGGGAGAGACCACCGACGCCATCACCCCCTATCTGCGCGCGGTACTGGGGCTGATGGGGATCCATGAGGTGGAATTTATCTATGCCGAAGGGCTGGACAATCGTCCGCATGGTCGCGACGCAGGGATCGCCAGCGCCCGGGCGCAGATTGCCCAGCTCGCCGTTCCGGCCTGA
- a CDS encoding LysR family transcriptional regulator, whose product MRDDLNAIPVFVTVVESGNFASAAAILHVTRSAVGKTIARLEARLGVALFQRTTRRQLLTEEGEQFYHQCREALARIREAEEALQRGKGEVQGRLRISLPVLFGQRCVAPVLFRLSQRYPLLKLELHYSDRQVNLLEEGFDLAVRIGNLADTGSLRARALGEHGMVLCAAVEYLRRQPAPQTIAGLSEHRTLGYLHNGQLQKWQLYDPQQGEVRFSPQTGLVQDDFAAIAAAVQQGMGIAWLPDWLVAQALADGTLQQVLAPSAQVRFAIHAVWPEGPWLPQKTRVAIDALREGLRLAKSTPPSG is encoded by the coding sequence GTGCGTGACGATCTGAACGCGATCCCGGTGTTTGTTACCGTGGTCGAGAGCGGTAACTTTGCCAGCGCGGCGGCGATCCTCCACGTGACGCGTTCGGCGGTGGGTAAAACCATTGCCCGGCTGGAAGCGCGCCTCGGCGTGGCGTTATTCCAGCGCACTACCCGTCGGCAACTGCTGACGGAAGAGGGGGAGCAATTTTACCACCAGTGCCGGGAAGCGCTGGCGCGCATCCGCGAGGCCGAAGAGGCGCTCCAGCGCGGGAAGGGCGAGGTGCAGGGGCGGCTGCGGATCTCGCTACCAGTGCTCTTTGGCCAGCGCTGCGTGGCGCCGGTGCTATTCCGCCTGAGCCAGCGCTATCCGTTACTGAAGCTCGAGCTCCACTACAGCGACCGGCAGGTCAATCTGCTGGAGGAGGGGTTTGATCTTGCGGTGCGTATCGGAAACCTGGCCGATACCGGGTCGCTACGGGCGCGGGCGCTGGGGGAGCATGGCATGGTGCTGTGCGCGGCGGTGGAGTACCTGCGCCGCCAGCCGGCGCCGCAGACCATCGCCGGGTTGAGCGAGCACCGCACCCTCGGCTATCTGCACAACGGCCAACTGCAAAAATGGCAACTGTACGACCCGCAGCAGGGCGAAGTGCGCTTCAGTCCGCAGACGGGGCTGGTACAGGATGATTTTGCCGCCATCGCGGCGGCGGTGCAGCAGGGGATGGGCATCGCCTGGTTGCCGGACTGGCTGGTGGCGCAGGCGCTCGCCGACGGGACGCTGCAGCAGGTGCTGGCGCCCAGCGCTCAGGTGCGTTTCGCTATCCACGCGGTGTGGCCGGAGGGGCCGTGGCTGCCGCAAAAAACGCGGGTGGCGATCGATGCCCTGCGGGAAGGACTGCGCCTTGCTAAAAGCACACCGCCCAGCGGTTAA
- a CDS encoding undecaprenyl-diphosphatase, with product MNALETLNQSVFFALNAQPGAAEGLLSLARFCASGIVFMMPAIALGLWFLGGREGHRQALFMTLAVMISLGLGMVCGTLWFHPRPFMIPLGHTWISHPADNSFPSDHATVMFSAAFALLSLRLRAPGLLMLLAALPVAWSRIYLGVHFPLDMVGAALVSIGGVIVAKRVWQAVGPRLVLLCEAVSRRMFSWLPARFTP from the coding sequence ATGAACGCCCTGGAAACCCTGAATCAATCTGTTTTTTTCGCGCTTAACGCGCAGCCTGGCGCCGCGGAGGGCCTGCTGTCGCTGGCCCGTTTTTGCGCCAGCGGCATCGTGTTTATGATGCCGGCGATCGCGCTCGGCCTGTGGTTTCTCGGTGGTCGTGAGGGACACCGCCAGGCGCTGTTTATGACCCTGGCCGTGATGATTTCCCTCGGGCTGGGGATGGTGTGCGGGACGCTCTGGTTTCATCCGCGGCCGTTTATGATCCCCCTCGGCCATACCTGGATAAGTCATCCGGCGGATAACAGCTTCCCCAGCGATCACGCTACGGTGATGTTCAGCGCCGCGTTTGCGCTGCTGTCGCTGCGCCTGCGGGCGCCTGGTCTGCTGATGCTGCTGGCTGCGCTGCCGGTGGCCTGGTCGCGGATCTATCTTGGGGTGCATTTTCCGCTGGATATGGTGGGCGCAGCCCTGGTCTCCATTGGCGGGGTCATCGTGGCGAAGCGGGTCTGGCAGGCGGTCGGCCCACGGCTGGTGCTGCTGTGCGAGGCCGTCAGCCGGCGGATGTTCTCCTGGCTGCCGGCGCGCTTTACGCCATAG
- a CDS encoding sigma-54-dependent Fis family transcriptional regulator, with the protein MPGNPYLLAPEVNANPLLSDSWSRCQRYGLDPATEDFPRLRAGELADRLASHRSLQQLAQPVVDALSRQVADLQSVVVLSDPSGLVLHTVGDTQAMQKAQRVALAPGNLWSESGRGTNAIGTALVIDDGCEIDGRQHFLTRNQNLYCAAMPLQRPDGSIAGVLDISGPADFPHQHTFGWVKAAAKQIEYLWVKQSLHPEQWLMSLHRQVDKLDSVEELLLVFSDNVLTAGNRLAMREFGLSAAQFGQLTFASLFPTLAQRAVSVPLPLTTPQGRYHYRLREPTRRRVAVSAPPVMHLPFTSPREGEKLLRLLNAGIALCIEGETGSGKEYVSRTLHQHSRWRSGKFVAINCAAIPESLIESELFGYQPGAFTGASKNGYIGKIREAEGGVLFLDEIGDMPLALQTRLLRVLQEKEVAPLGASRSVPVNFALICATHRNLTQRVSAGEFREDLLWRLREYALALPPLREWPALETFIATLWRDLGGVSRRVTLSNALLVHLSQLPWPGNVRQLQSVLKVMLALADEGDTLTPDALPEAYRTAPAPLPRGGLQAHDEQLIVDTLASVNGNVSRAAQILGIARSTLYRRAARTGRPRR; encoded by the coding sequence GTGCCAGGTAATCCCTATCTTCTCGCACCAGAGGTTAACGCTAACCCCCTGCTCAGCGACTCGTGGTCTCGCTGCCAGCGCTATGGTCTGGATCCCGCTACCGAGGATTTTCCCCGTCTGCGCGCCGGGGAGCTGGCAGACCGGCTCGCCAGCCACCGCAGCCTGCAGCAGCTGGCGCAGCCGGTGGTGGATGCCCTGTCGCGCCAGGTGGCGGACCTGCAGTCGGTGGTGGTCCTCTCCGACCCCAGTGGCCTGGTGCTGCACACCGTCGGCGATACCCAGGCGATGCAGAAGGCTCAGCGCGTGGCGCTGGCCCCCGGCAATCTGTGGAGCGAAAGCGGGCGCGGGACCAACGCCATTGGCACCGCGCTGGTCATTGATGACGGCTGCGAAATCGATGGCCGCCAGCATTTTCTTACCCGCAATCAGAATCTGTACTGTGCGGCGATGCCGCTCCAGCGGCCGGACGGAAGTATTGCCGGGGTGCTGGATATCTCCGGCCCGGCGGATTTTCCCCACCAGCATACCTTCGGCTGGGTGAAGGCGGCGGCAAAGCAGATTGAGTATCTGTGGGTGAAACAGAGCCTGCATCCGGAGCAGTGGCTGATGAGCCTGCACCGGCAGGTGGACAAGCTCGACAGCGTCGAGGAGCTGCTGCTGGTCTTTTCTGACAACGTCCTCACCGCCGGCAACCGACTGGCGATGCGCGAGTTCGGCCTGAGCGCGGCGCAGTTTGGCCAGCTCACCTTTGCGTCGCTTTTTCCGACGCTGGCGCAAAGGGCGGTCAGCGTCCCGCTGCCGCTGACCACCCCGCAGGGCCGCTATCACTATCGCCTGCGGGAGCCCACCCGCCGCCGGGTGGCGGTAAGCGCCCCGCCGGTCATGCATCTCCCTTTCACCAGCCCGCGCGAAGGCGAAAAGCTGCTGCGGCTGCTCAACGCCGGCATTGCGCTATGCATTGAGGGAGAAACCGGCAGCGGCAAGGAGTATGTCAGCCGTACGCTGCATCAGCACAGCCGCTGGCGCAGTGGCAAATTTGTCGCCATCAACTGCGCGGCCATCCCGGAATCGCTGATCGAATCCGAGCTCTTCGGCTACCAGCCGGGGGCATTTACCGGCGCCAGCAAAAACGGCTATATCGGTAAAATCCGCGAGGCTGAGGGCGGGGTACTGTTTCTCGATGAGATCGGCGATATGCCGCTGGCGCTGCAGACGCGGCTCCTGCGGGTGTTGCAGGAAAAAGAGGTGGCCCCGCTGGGCGCCAGCCGCAGCGTGCCGGTGAATTTCGCCTTGATCTGCGCCACCCACCGCAATCTGACGCAACGGGTCAGCGCCGGCGAATTCCGTGAAGATCTGCTGTGGCGCCTGCGGGAGTATGCCCTGGCGCTGCCCCCGCTGCGCGAGTGGCCGGCGCTGGAAACCTTTATCGCCACGCTGTGGCGCGACCTGGGCGGTGTTTCACGCCGGGTGACGCTTTCAAATGCACTGCTGGTCCACCTCAGCCAGCTGCCGTGGCCGGGAAACGTGCGCCAGCTGCAGAGCGTCCTGAAGGTGATGCTGGCTCTGGCCGATGAGGGCGACACGCTGACGCCCGACGCGCTGCCGGAGGCGTATCGCACCGCGCCTGCGCCGCTGCCGCGCGGAGGATTGCAGGCCCATGACGAGCAGTTGATTGTCGATACCCTGGCCAGCGTTAACGGCAACGTCAGCCGGGCGGCACAGATACTGGGTATCGCCCGCAGCACGCTATACCGCCGCGCCGCCCGTACCGGACGGCCTCGTCGCTGA
- a CDS encoding aldehyde dehydrogenase family protein — MRYAHPGQPGALVSFKSAYGNFIDGKFVEPLSGEFFMNTSPVDGSNIAQFPRSDAKDIEFALDAAHRAAPAWGKTSVQQRSRLLLQVADRIEQHLEYLAVAESWDNGKPIRETLNADLPLAVDHFRYFAGCLRAQEGSTAEIDETTVAYHFHEPLGVVGQIIPWNFPLLMAAWKLAPALAAGNCVVLKPAEQTPLSITLLLELIGDLFPAGVLNVVQGFGKEAGEALATSKRIAKLAFTGSTPVGRHILACAAENIIPCTVELGGKSPNIYFADVMEGEEEFIEKAVEGLVLGFFNQGEVCTCPSRALIHESIYEPFMARVMEKVAQIRRGDPLDTDTMIGAQASRQQFDKILSYIQIAREEGGQILTGGERAAIAPALDNGFYIQPTLIKGRNDMRSFQEEIFGPVIGVTTFKDEAEALTIANETQFGLGAGVWTRDTNLAYRMGRGIKAGRVWTNCYHVYPAHAAFGGYKQSGVGRETHKMALDAYQQTKNLLVSYGTAPLGLF, encoded by the coding sequence ATGCGTTATGCACATCCTGGCCAGCCCGGCGCCCTGGTTTCATTTAAATCCGCTTACGGCAACTTCATTGACGGTAAATTTGTCGAGCCGCTGAGCGGTGAATTCTTTATGAATACCTCCCCGGTCGACGGCAGCAACATTGCGCAATTTCCCCGCTCGGACGCCAAAGACATTGAGTTCGCCCTGGATGCCGCTCACCGTGCGGCGCCGGCGTGGGGTAAAACGTCAGTGCAGCAGCGCTCCAGGCTGCTGCTACAGGTCGCCGATCGTATTGAACAGCACCTGGAGTATCTGGCCGTCGCGGAGAGCTGGGACAACGGGAAACCGATCCGCGAAACCCTGAATGCCGACCTGCCGCTGGCGGTGGACCATTTCCGCTACTTCGCCGGCTGCCTGCGCGCCCAGGAGGGAAGCACCGCCGAGATTGACGAAACGACGGTGGCCTATCATTTCCATGAACCGCTGGGGGTGGTTGGGCAGATTATCCCGTGGAACTTTCCGCTGCTGATGGCCGCGTGGAAGCTGGCCCCGGCCCTGGCGGCGGGTAACTGCGTGGTGCTCAAGCCGGCTGAACAGACGCCGCTGAGCATTACCCTGCTGCTGGAGCTGATTGGCGATCTGTTCCCGGCCGGGGTGCTTAACGTGGTACAGGGATTCGGCAAAGAGGCGGGCGAGGCGCTGGCCACCAGCAAGCGTATCGCCAAGCTGGCGTTCACTGGCTCCACGCCGGTCGGGCGGCATATTCTCGCCTGCGCGGCGGAAAATATTATCCCCTGCACTGTCGAGCTGGGGGGCAAATCGCCCAACATCTACTTCGCCGACGTAATGGAGGGAGAAGAGGAGTTTATTGAGAAGGCGGTGGAGGGACTGGTGCTTGGCTTCTTCAACCAGGGGGAGGTATGTACCTGCCCGTCGCGGGCGCTGATCCATGAATCCATCTATGAGCCCTTTATGGCGCGGGTCATGGAGAAGGTGGCGCAGATCCGCCGTGGTGACCCGTTAGATACCGACACCATGATCGGCGCGCAGGCTTCCCGCCAGCAGTTCGATAAGATCCTCTCCTACATTCAGATTGCGCGGGAAGAGGGCGGGCAAATTCTGACCGGCGGCGAGCGGGCGGCTATCGCGCCGGCGCTGGATAACGGTTTTTATATTCAGCCCACGCTGATTAAAGGCCGCAACGATATGCGCAGCTTCCAGGAGGAGATCTTTGGGCCCGTGATCGGGGTGACCACCTTTAAGGACGAAGCGGAAGCGCTGACCATCGCCAATGAGACCCAGTTTGGCCTTGGCGCCGGGGTCTGGACGCGGGATACCAACCTCGCCTATCGCATGGGCCGCGGGATTAAAGCCGGCCGCGTATGGACCAACTGCTATCATGTCTACCCGGCGCATGCGGCGTTCGGTGGCTATAAACAGTCTGGCGTTGGCCGGGAAACGCACAAGATGGCGCTGGATGCCTATCAGCAAACCAAAAATCTGCTGGTGAGCTACGGCACCGCCCCGCTGGGTCTGTTCTAA
- a CDS encoding fimbrial protein, whose protein sequence is MKTQLRIMAILMGALVSGAAISGNTQPARSTMTVNPGASAGTQGTGGQVIFNGSITDSSCNVDSGSTGQTVDLGKWASSYFTGTGSETTKTPFHIKVKDCPASVAKVAVLFDGARDQSDTTLLATNGGATGVAIKLYEDDQNTAVSLGKVSKDHPVVAGATAGTGSADLEFYADYVSTGAVAAGDANGTANFNMIYN, encoded by the coding sequence ATGAAAACCCAACTTCGTATTATGGCAATTCTCATGGGCGCGCTGGTTTCGGGCGCGGCAATTTCAGGCAATACGCAACCGGCAAGATCGACAATGACCGTTAACCCAGGCGCCAGCGCAGGCACTCAGGGTACCGGTGGGCAGGTAATTTTTAACGGCTCTATTACCGACAGCTCCTGCAACGTCGACAGCGGTTCAACCGGCCAGACCGTGGATCTGGGCAAATGGGCCAGCAGCTATTTTACCGGCACCGGCTCCGAAACCACCAAAACTCCCTTCCATATCAAAGTCAAAGATTGCCCGGCCAGCGTGGCCAAGGTTGCGGTGCTGTTTGACGGCGCGCGCGATCAGTCTGATACCACTCTGCTGGCCACCAATGGCGGCGCCACCGGCGTGGCGATCAAGCTGTATGAAGACGACCAGAACACGGCGGTCAGCCTCGGCAAAGTGTCCAAAGATCACCCGGTCGTCGCGGGCGCCACTGCCGGCACCGGCTCTGCTGACCTCGAGTTTTACGCCGACTATGTCTCTACCGGAGCCGTGGCGGCGGGCGATGCCAACGGTACGG